The DNA window GCCAGGGCAATGCGGAACACAAAGGTATTGAAGCCCCCCAGGGCATCAAAGCCATTGAAATGCCCGTCGCGGAACAGCACGCCCACGATGTACGAGGCCACCAGCGCGGGCACCATGGCACGCGCGACCACGCGCCGCGCCGGCGCCTTGCCAATCAGCCGAACCGTGAGGTCGGTTGCCAGAAAAATGAACGGAAAACTGAACGCCCCCCAGGTGCTGTGAAAGCCCAGCAACGTGATGGGCAACTGCACCAGGTAATTGCTGGCAATGACGATGGCGATATGCAGCGCCACCAGGAGGGAAAGATAGAGCGGCACGCGGGATGGCCGCGCCTGAACGAGGGTCATGAAAGTCCTTTTTTGTGAATGGGGGCGAGGGAACCCATTGGAATGAAATGGCAGGAGCGATTATAAGCAGGCCACCGCAATGGTCCTACGGCAAGAATTCAGGTATTTTCAGACTCCAGCGCTTATGCACAAAGCGCAAACAGCTATTAATTTTGAAGCTACACCACGACGGGCTCGGGCTCCAGCCGGATGCCAAACCGTTCGTACACACTGGTTTGTATGGCCTTGGCCAGCGTCATAACCTCTCCGCCGGTCACGCTGTCGGCACCGTGGCCGCGGTTGACCAGCACCAGCGCCTGCTTTTCGTAGACGGCCGCTTTGCCCACGGTCTTGCCCTTCCAGCCGCAGGCGTCGATGAGCCAGCCGGCCGCCAGCTTGATGCGGCCGTCGGGTAGCGCGTAGTGCACGATTTTGGGGTCACGGGCGATGATGTCCTGGCACTGCTCGGGCGTGACAGTGGGGTTCTTGAAGAAGCTGCCGGCATTGCCGATGACGGCCGGGTCGGGCAGCTTGGCGCGGCGGATGTCGCACACCCAGTCAAAAATTTGCTGCGCTGTGGGCTGGGCCGCGCCGGCCTCCTGCGCACGGCGTTCCAGCTCCAGGTAGCCCAGCTCGGGGCGCCACACCTTGGGCAGGCGAAAGCGCACCTGGGTGATAACCGCGCGCCCTGCCAAGCCCATGCCACGCGGCAGGCTGCCCGCACCGTCAACGGCAGAGGGTGCATGCTTGAAGACGGAATCACGGTAACCAAAGCCGCATTGCGCCGCGTCGAGCGTGAAGGCTTCGCCCGTGGCCAGGTCGATGGCATCCAGCGCATCAAACCGGTCCTGCAGCTCAATGCCGTAGGCGCCTATGTTCTGCACCGGCGCCGCGCCCACCGTGCCGGGGATCAACGCCAGGTTTTCCAGGCCGGGCCAACCCTGCGCCACGGTCCAGGCCACCGTGTCGTGCCAAGGTTCGCCTGCACCCACTTCGACGATCCAGGCACCAGGGGTCTCGCGCACCAGCCTGCGGCCCATGATCTCGATCTTCAGCACCACGGGCTTGACGTCCCCGGTGAGCACAATATTGCTTCCGCCGCCCAGCACGAATACCGGCGCCTGGCCCAGGACCGGGTCGGCCCGCAGGGCGGCAATATCTTCGACAGAGCGCACCCGCACCAGGGTTTCGGCACGCGCGACGATGCCAAAGGTGTTGTAGGGCTGCAGGGACACGTTTTTCTCGACTAACATTGCCAGGATTGTCGCACCGGGCCCTTTGCCACGCGACGCGCTGATTGGAGAAAGACCTGCCATGCCTACTTTTGATACCGTTTGTGAAGCCGACTTTGTCGAGGTGAAAAATGCCGTGGAGAACGCGGCCAAGGAAATTGGCACGCGCTTTGACTTCAAAGGCACATCTGCCGCCGTGGAACTCAAGGACAAGGAAATCACCCTCTTCGGCGACGCCGAGTTCCAGCTCACCCAAGTGGAAGATCTGCTGCGCAACAAACTGACCAAGCGCAACGTGGACGTGCGCTTTCTCGACATCGGCAAGCCGCAAAAAATCGGTGGCGACAAGGTCAAGCAGGTGATCAAGGTACGCAATGGCATCGACAGCGAGTTGGCCAAGAAGCTGCAGCGCCTCATCAAGGACAGCAAGCTCAAGGTGCAGGCCGCCATTCAGGACGAGAAGGTGCGCATCACCGGCGCCAAGCGCGACGACCTGCAGGCCGCGATGGCGCTGATCCGCAAGGACATCACCGACATGCCGCTGTCGTTCAACAATTTCCGCGACTGACCGCCCGTCGCTGCCCGGAGTCCTCTATGCGGCCCCACTGCCCCCCCCTCGTGGCCAGTGTGCTGGCAATGGCCTTGCTGGCGCCTGGTGCAGCCTGGGCGCAGGCCGTGTCGCTGGCCGGCATTCTGGGAAGCAAGGCGCTGTTGGTGGTCGATGGCTCGCCGCCCCGGGGCGTGGCCGCCGGAGAAACCCACCAGGGCGTCAAGGTGGTTTCCGTGGGCCGCGATGAAGCCATGATTGAAATCAAGGGCGCGCGCAGCACCGTGCGCCTGGGAGAAGCCCCGGTCAGCATCGGTGCCCGCACCGGCACAGGGCGCAAGGTGGTGCTGATGAGCGACAGCCGGGGACATTTTGTCAACCAGGGGCTCATCAACGGCAAAGTCATGCAGTTCATGGTGGACACCGGTGCCACCACGGTCGCCATTGGCCGCCCCGACGCCGACCGCATGGGCCTGGACTACAAGAAGGGCCAGGCCGTGCAAATGAGCACTGCCAACGGCGTGGCACAAGGCTGGCGCATGCGGCTGGACTCGGTGCGCATTGGCGAGGTGGAGGTGCAAAGCGTGGATGCCATCGTCACACCCCAGGCCATGCCTTATGTGTTGTTGGGCAACAGCTTTCTGGGTGAATTCCAGATGACCCGCACCAACGACCAGATGGTTCTGGAAAAGCGTCGCTGAACGCCATGCTCGCTGCGCCATTGGCCCGTACCGGGAACGACGAAGAATACGAGGACCTGCTGGGCCTCTGGGGCGACCTGGAGTCCGGGTTGTCCGTGTTGCTGTCGCGCCCCCTCCATGCGCAGGATTTCGCGGGCAAGATCCGCCAGTTCGACCAGTGGCTGCAGGACCTGGTTGCGCACGACATCGACGCATCGCTGTACCTGATGTTCCAGTTGGCAGCAACCTCCACGGTGGGTTACAGCACCTCGCATGCATTGGTGTGCGGCACGCTGTGCCACATCATGGCGCGCGAATTCTGTCTGCCTGGAAACGAGCGCAATGCCCTGGTGCGCGCCGCGCTCACCATGAACATCGGCATGACAGCGCTGCAGGACGAACTGGCAGGCCAGCGCGAACTGCCGAGCGCAACGCAAAAAGACGCCATCCATATCCACCCCCTCAAGGGCCAGGACATGCTGGCGCAGCTGCACATCACCAACGATCTGTGGCTGGACCTGGTCGGCCAGCACCATACCCGCGTATCCGAGACAACGCCCTTGTTCCAACTGGACGCGGTGGACAGGCTCACACGCATTCTGGGCACCATTGACCGCTATGCAGCCATGATCAGCCCGCGCAAATCCCGCCCGGGACGCAGCGCCACGGACTCGGTGCGCGCACTGGTGGGCCAAGAAATTGAGGAGCGCGATGAAGTCGGCCTGATGCTGGTACGCACCGTGGGCTTGTGCCCACCAGGCACTTTTGTGCGGCTGGACAACAACGACATTGCCGTCGTTCTGCGCCGCAGCGACAAGCCCAACCTGCCACTGGTGGCCAGCCTGATCGACGGCCAGAACCACCCCCTGAGTGAAGCACGACTGCACCAGACGGCCCATGGCAAGCCGCGCATCCAGTCGGCCCTGGCCCGCACTGCCGTCACGGTAGAGCTCAACCACCGCACCATGATGCGCTTGGGCCAGTACACGGCCCAGTACATCACGCCCTGGACAGGCTCGGCCAACCAGCCCACGCAGCCCATGCCTTTGTAGCCCGACAACGGGCTGTGGTGCAGGGGGTCAATGCCCCCAGTAAATCAAGGCGTCACGCCCGCTCACCGACAGATCGACCTGCGCGCCGACGGGCAGCAGCACCTTGGTGTCCACATGGCCATAGGGCAGATGGGTGAGTACCGGAATGCTGATCTGGCTGCGCAGCCAGTCCACCACGGTCTGCAGCTTGTAGCCCTTGTCGTGCGGCGCCAGCTTGTAGTTGGTGAACTGCCCGAGGAGCACCGCCTTCTGCTGGGCCAGCACGCCAGCGTGCAGCAACTGCGTCAGCATGCGCTCGATGCGGTAGGGATGCTCGTTCACATCCTCGACAAACAGAATGCCGCCCGGCACCTGCGGCAGATAGGGTGTGCCCACCAGCGAGGTCAACACCGCCAGGTTGCCGCCCCACAGGCGCGCCTCGGTGATGTCCAGCTCTAATTCCGCAGCACCGGCCATGGCCGCACGCCGGTCTTTGGGCATGCGCCAGCCCGCACCTTCACCATGGCCCATGAGCAGGTCGTCAAAGCAGGCCTCCATGATGTCGTCCGGGGTGCCCTGCACGCCAAAATCAGCGCCCAGCGAAGGCCCGGCCCAGGTGATGGCCCCGGTCTGCGCCATCACAGCGCACTGGAAGGCCGTGAAGTCGCTGATGCCCACAAAGTGCATGCCACTGTCGATGGCGCGGGCCACAGCGGCGTAGTCGATACCGGGCAGGATGCGGGTCAGGCCGTAGCCGCCACGCGAGATCAACGCCACATCAGCGCCGCTCGCTGCCGCGCGGTGGATGGCCGCCAGGCGGGTTGCGTCGTCGCCAGCAAAACGGGTGTGCGTGGCCAAGGCGTCGGGGTCTATCTCGACCTCATGACCCAGGGCCTGCAGGCGCTTGACGCCCCGGCGAAAAGCCGCCTTGTCGCGCACCGCGCTCGACGGCGAATAAATATAGATGTGCCGGGGGCCATGGTCGTGGCCGCAGTGGCAGGTGTCGTGGTCAGAAGGCAAGGCGCCCGGGCCGCCAGGCGACCCGCTCCGTGAAAGCTCAAAACCGGAAGTATTCCACAGCCTGCCGCGCAATCGCCTCACCATGCTCCTGCACGAAGTGGCCCGCCTGCGGCAGCACCACCGGCGGCGGGCAGCCACGCACCGTTTGCTGCAACTGCGCCATCACAGGCGGGCCCAGCACCGGGTCTTGTGCACCCACAAACAGCAGGCTGCGCCCCGCCCAGTCCGTGCGCCAAAAATCACGCGCGGCCCGCGACAGCGCCGCGCCCGGCGCCTGGGGTTGGTCGGGCACCATGGCCGGAAAGGCGCGCAACGCGGCGCGGTGGCCTGCATCGGGAAACGGCGCATCGTAGGCGGCGCATTCATCGGCCCCCAGGTGCGGATTGCCCCGCCCCAGCAAGCGCCCCACGCCAAACAGCGGCTTGTCGGCGCACATCTGGCGCCAGTCCAGAAACCCCTGCGACAGCGGTGCGTCGCCCGTGGCCAGCAGGGTGTTCATGGCCAGCAGCCCAGCAAAGCGCTCGGGCATGGCCATGGGCAGCGTCAGGCCCAGAATGCCGCCCCAGTCCTGCACCACCAGCACCACCCGTTGCAGGTCAAGCCGCTCCACCAGTTCCAGCAGCACCTGGCGGTGCCCGTCGAAGGTGTGGAACGAGGTCTTCTTGGGTTTGTCGCTGCGGCCAAAGCCCATCAGGTCGGGCGCCACCACGCGGTGGCCCGCCGCCGTAAACACGGGCAGCATGCGCCGGTACAGGTAGCTCCAGGCCGGGTTGCCGTGCAGGCACAACCAAGTGATGGGCGCGTCCTGCGGGCCTTCGTCCAGGTAGTGCAGCCGCAGGCCTGCCAGCGCGGGCAGGTCGCTCACATAGTGCGGGGGCCAGGGGTAGCCCGGCAGATGGGCAAAGCACGCATCGGGCGTGCGCAGCGCATCGTCGCGCAGCGGGTGAGCGGCCTGTGCTGCAGCGCGCTGCTGGCTGCGCCGTTCCCGAAAGAACGCCGCCAGCAGCGCTGCGCATTCATCGGCCAGCACCCCGCCCTGCACCTGCGTTTGGTGGTTGAGCTGCGGGGAGGCGAACAGGTCCACCACCGAGCCTGCGGCACCCGTTTTGGGATCCTGCGCGCCAAAGACCACGCGCGGCACACGCGCATGCAGCATGGCGCCACTGCACATGGCGCAAGGCTCCAGGGTGACGTAAAGCGTGCAGCCCTCAAGCCGGTAGTTGCCCAGGCGCTGCGCTGCGGCGCGCAGGGCCACGATTTCGGCGTGCGCCGTGGGGTCATGCCCTTGCACCGGGGCATTGCGGCCGGTGGCGATGACTTCGCCACCGCGCACCACCACAGCTCCCACAGGCACCTCGCCCGCCTGCCCGGCGGCCTGGGCCTGCGCCAGGGCCTGGCGCATCCAGTATGCATCGGTTTCACTGTTTTTCATGCTATTAATTAGATAGCTAATAGCGCTTACCTATAAATCGTTAGAGGCACTTTTTATTCACCATCTTCAGGCATGGGCCGTGCCTGCTGCAGGGCGCCTTCGAGCGCCTTGCGGTATTGGTCTTGCACCTGCTGGCTTTGCTGGCGCACGTTCGCAGGCTCCGACGCTGCGGTGGCGGGCTGCAGCACGGGGATGGCGGTGCGCGTGGCGGCCAGCTGCTTCTTGATCACCATACCGACAACCGCCAGTGCCACCAACAAAGATACGATTCCAAAAGCCATGCGCATGTCACACCTCCTGTGCGGGCACCATGCCCAGGGCTTCCATCCACCGCGCCAGGGCCTGCGCGTCCGGCCCGCCACTGCGATACGCGGCGTGCAGGGCAGCATGGGATTCCTTGCGGTGCTGGTTGAGCTTGAGTTTGCACTGCAGGTCGGTCACGCGCAGCTCGAACGCCACGATACCGGCCAGCATCTTGCGGGCAAAGTCCTCGCCCAGGGCACGCCACTGTGCGGCATAGGCGGGTTCATGGTCACCGATCAGCGCCTTGAGCAGCGCATCCTTGGCGTCGGGCTCCTCGACCAATGTGGCCTGCACGCGGCAGTGCACGGCCAGGTAGTTCCAGGATGGCACACGCGCAAGGTCGGGGTAGACGGACGGCGACAAATAAGCCTGCGGGCCCAGAAAAGTGACCAAGGCCTGCGGGCGCAACTGCAGGTAGCGCCAATGCGGGTTGCCACGCGCGCAATGGCCCAGCAGGACCAGACCATCGCTGCGCTCTTGCAGGTGCAGCGGCAGATGGCTGACAAACGGGAAGCCTTCTTCGTCGGTGGACACCAGGCTGGCCAGCGGATGCGCGCGCATGAGGGCGTGGGCATGCGCGGGGTCGTGGCTCTCGAAATGTGCGGGAAGGTACATGGCGCGTGGCTCGCAAACAGCTTCGTAGCCCGCCACTGTATCGGCAAAACGGCCGCACGCAGTCACGCTGCGGTGCGGTGCGGCCGTTGGCAGAGCGCCCCAGGGTCAGTTCCGCGTCACGCGGGCGTTGTCCTTGTAGGTGTAGAGCGTGACGGCGGGCGTGGTCAGCTCACCCTTGGCAGTAAAGGCGATGTTGGCGGTCACGCCCTTGTACTGCGTCTTGCTGATGAACGGCCCATACACCTGGGGGTCCACCGAGTCGGCGCGCTTCATGGCGTCCGCCAGCACCATGGCGGCGTCGTAAGCGTAGGGGCTGTAGATCTGGAACTGGCCCGGGAACTTGGCGTCGTAACGCTTCTTCCATTCGGCGCCGCCCTGCATTTTGGCGACCGAGGCACCGCCCGTGGCGCAGGTCACGTTCTGGAGGATGGGGGACTTGCCCGCCAGTTCCGGCAGTTTTTCGGTGCACAGCGCGTCGCCTCCAAAAAACTTCACGTCACCCAGACCCAGCTGCACCATCTGGCGCAGCATGGGGCCGGCCTGCGCGTCCAGGCCACCGTAGAAGACGGCATCGGGCTTGGTGCTCTTGATCTTGGTGAGGATGGCCATGAAATCCGTGGCCTTATCGTTGGTGAACTCCTCGGCCACGACCGCCATGCCCTTTTGCAGCGCAGTGGCCTTGAACACCGATGCCACGCCCTGCCCGTAGGCCGTGCGGTCGTCAATGACGGCCACTTTCTTGAGCTTGAGGGTGTCGGAGGCAAACACGGCCAGATCCGCGCCCAGTGCGTTGTCGTTGGCAATCAGGCGAAAGGTGGTCTTGTAGCCAGGCTTGGTCAGATCGGGGTTGGAGGCCGACGCCGTGATGTTGGGCAGGCCGCAGCGCGAATAGACCGAGGCGGCCGGAATCGAGGTTCCCGACTGCAGGTGCCCCACCAGGCCTGCGATCTTCTGGTCGCACAGCTTCTGCGCCACGGCGGTGGCCTGGCGCGGATCGCCCGCGTCGTCTTCGGCCACCAGCTCGAACTTGATCTTCTTGCCGCCAATCACCAGGCCCTGGGCATTGAGGTCATCCACGGCCAGGCGCACGCCGTTTTCGGTGTCCTTGCCAATGTGGGCAATACCACCCGATACGGGACCGGCATGGCCCAGCTTGACCACCTTGACATCCTGCGCAGCCGCCAGGCCACAAGCAGCAGCCAGAGCGGCAGCGGCCGTCAGTTGCAGAGAAAAGCGAATACGGGTGGAACGCAGGGACATCAACATCACTCCAGTGGGGGGAAAACCATGCTGTGGAAACCGCAACCGGGCACCACAGCGCGCATGGGTAAAAACCCTTGGATCGTAACGAACAACACCTACCAAACTCGGGCGCAGGGTTTTGTGCCAACAGCGCAGGCCATGCATTAACACCGCTAATACAGCCCGCGAAACCTGTTCACACACAAAGCCATGTTGCTGCATTTTTAATAGCTACTAGCGCTTACCCATAAAGCGCCAAAAGCTGATTTAGCTCTGGATTCCCAAGCCAAACCATTTGCCGCACAATGCGCCCATGCAGTTCAATTTCATTGCCAACACCGCCCTCGTGTCCACCAGTGGCCGCACGCTGGCGGTGATCGACCCTTCCGATGGTCAGCCTTTCGACGCCTTGCAGCGCAGCAATGCGCAGGACATCGACCATGCCGTCCACGCAGCACGCCAGTGCCTGGATGCCGTGTGGCACAAGTTGGCCGCCGCCGAGCGCGGGCGGCTGTTGATGCGCCTGTCCGCCACGGTGCAGGAGCATGCCGACGAACTGGCGGCGCTGGAGCAGTGCGACTGCGGCAAGCCTACGCACCAAGCCCGCGCCGACGTGCAGGCGTTGGCACGCTACTTCGAGTTCTATGCCGGGGCTTGCGACAAACTGCACGGCGAGACCATTCCCGGCCAGCCGGGCTACAGCGTGCTGACCTGGCGCGAGCCGCACGGCGTGACGGGCCATATCATTCCCTGGAACTACCCGATGCAGATTTTTGGCCGCAGCGTGGGCGGCGCACTGGCGGCAGGCAACGTGTGTGTGGTCAAACCTTCCGAGGACGCTTGCCTGAGCCTGCTACGCGTGGCCCAGCTGGCGGCCGAGGCAGGCTTTCCGGCGGGCGCCATCAACATCGTCACAGGCTACGGGCACGAGGTGGGCGACGCACTGGCACGCCACCCGGGCATAGACCACATCAGTTTTACGGGCAGCCCCGGCGTAGGCACGCTGATCCAGCAGGCCGCCGCCGAACGGCACTGCCCCGTCACGCTGGAGCTGGGCGGTAAAAGCCCGCAAATCCTGTTTGCCGATGCCGACCTGGATGCCGCCCTGCCCGTGCTGGTCAACGCCATCGTGCAAAACGCAGGCCAGACCTGCAGCGCGGGTTCGCGCGTGCTCATCCACGCACCGCTCTACGAACCCCTGCTCGAACGGCTGGGCCAGGCTTTTGCGCAGTTGCGTGTGGGGCCCGCCGCCATGGATCTGGATGTGGGGCCCTTGATACGCGCCAGCCAGCAGCAGCGCGTGTGGGACTTTCTCTCAGACGCTCAGGTGGCCGGCATCCCGATGGTGGCCCAAGGTCAGATCGTGGACGAGGCTCCCGAGAGCGGCTTCTACCAGGCCCCTACCTTGCTGCGCGACGTGCCCATCGACCACCGCCTGGCCCAGGAAGAAATTTTTGGCCCGGTACTGTGTGCCATGCCGTTCGAAGACGAGGACCACGCAGTAGAACTGGCCAACGCCACGCGCTTTGGCCTGGTGGCCGGCGTGTGGACGCGCGACGGCGCACGCCAGTTCCGCATGGCGCGGCGCATCCGCAGCGGTCAGGTGTTCATCAACAACTACGGTGCGGGCGGCGGCGTCGAGCTGCCGTTTGGCGGCGTGAAGTCGTCCGGCTACGGCCGCGAAAAAGGCTTCGAGGCACTGTACGGTTTCACCACGCTCAAAACCGTGGCATTCCACCACGGCTGACCAAGGGCAGCGCGGCTTGGCCGCCGCAGACCCATCCGCCCCACGCTCTCCATGGCGCGGCCGCCCCCGCGCGGCGGCACCAGATCAATCGACAAACCTGGAACAAGAATCCATGCCCCTGAGCCCCCCCGCCCTTCGCGTGCCACGGCACCACCGCCGCGTCCACTATTACGGCTACGAACGCGACGACGGTCTGTGGGACATCGAAGGCGAGCTGCATGACAGCAAGATGCAGGACACGCCCTCTTTTCGCAATCAGGGCATACACCTCGCTGGCGAGCCCATCCACCACATGTGGCTGCGCGTGACCGTGAACCGTGAACTGGTCGTGCAAGCCATCGAGGTGGCCATGGACACCTACCCTTTGAGAGACTGCCCCCAGGCCGAGCCCGCACTGCAGGCCATGGTGGGCCACAGCATGGCACGTGGTTGGCGCCATGCCATCCAGCACCACCTGGGTGGCGTGGTCAGCTGCACCCATCTGCGCGAACTGCTGTTCAACCTGGCCACCGCCGCCTTCCAGACGTTGCCCGCCGCCTTCACGCCGGCCGACGCGGACGAGCCGCCACGCCACCTGGGCCAGTGCACGGGCTGGGATTTGGAGGGGAACGGGGTGCGACTCTATTACCCGAAGTTCTACCGCGGCCAGCCGGGCGCTGGCGCACACGACGACTGAACGCGCGGTGGAATGGCGGTAAGTGTGCCGTGTGACCCCAAAGGGCCTGCGTTGCGCAGGCAGGGCCCGGCAGACGGGGCCGGGAAAATCAGCCCAGCACTTCTTTGAGTGCCGCGTCGTACAGGCCGGTCAGGCGGTCGGTTACTTCCAGCAGGCGCTCGCTGGTGGTGCCCACCGTCTCCAGCGCACGCTCGTCGGGTTTGCGCTGCAGGGCTGCATCGAAAAACAGCCACTGCGAATCACCCAGGGCCAGTTCGTTGCGAATGGCAGGGGTGGAGATCGGTGCGGCAGCCAAATTGGCCATGGCCAGCCGGAACTCGGCGGCATCGGCCTTCATTTCATCCAAGGTACCCTTGCCTTCGAGCTTGGCGGCCAGCAAAAAATAGTTTTTGGCCAGGCGCTGGGACAGCGCACGCTGGCGGCCTGCGGTGTTCACCAGCCGCGCTGTGCTGGCCTTGGCAAACTTCTCAAACGCCTCGGTCGCTGCCTGCGATGCCGCCATCATCCGATCAGACTGCACCGCCACCGCTGCAACGGATTCGCGCGTGGGCGGCATCACCAGCAAGGTGTCCAGCACATCGGACTGCTTCTGGATTTCAGTCACATGCCGCGCCAATTCTGCGGGCCACTGCACCTTGGCCAGGTCCTCAAAACCCGAGCGCACCAGCTGCCGTGTCGCCGTCAGGGCAAGGCGCGCTTGGTCTGGCAGGGTATGGAGGTGTATCTGGCAATAAGTCTTGGCAATGCGCTGCGACAACGCACGAAAACGGGCTGTGCGGTTAATGGCCGTGGACACCGCCAGCTGCGCATGGGCCGTAGACAGCACAGGCATCAGCAACACCGCCGCGAGGGACTGAAGCGTAGCGCGGCGGTTGTTCAGGGAGTCCGGTCGAAAAACAAGGGTTTTCATGGATTGGCAGTGCCGGTAATTTTGGATCGCATTCTGATTGCAACCAGGTGTGAGCACCATGATTCAAATCAAGGAGCACGATCGCAAACAGCCTTGCCACGGAAAATCCAGCAATGCACAGCCACTGCCGACCGCAATCCAGGCCCACCAAGGCGTGCGAAGGCAGCACAATGGCGTCTCCCCCGTTTCAGGAGATACCCGTGATGCGCCTCCAAGGTCAATCCATCATCGTCACCGGCGCCGGCAATGGCATCGGTGAAGGCATTGCCCGGCGGCTGGCGGCCGAGGGCGCAAAGGTAGTCATCAACGACATCCATGCAGCCAACGGCCAGCGCGTGGCAGACAGCATCGTGGCGGCAGGTGGCATCGCCACGTTCTTCCAGGCGGATGTGACGCAGTCAAACCAGGTCCAAACCATGGTGCAAACAGCTCTGAGCCACTATGGGCGCCTCGATGTGGTGGTCAACAACGCGGGCTGGACACACCGCAATCGCTCCCTTCTGGAGGTGAGCGAGGAAGAATTCGACAAGGTCTATGCCATCAACGTCAAAAGCATCTACCTCACGGCTATCCACGCCGTGCCCGCCATGCGCGCCAACCCGGGCGGCAGCACCGGCAGCTTCATCAACATTGCCTCCACCGCTGGGTTGCGCCCCCGGCCGGGGCTGACCTGGTACAACGGCTCCAAGGGCGCCGTCATTACCACCAGCAAGTCGATGGCGGCCGAACTCGGGCCTGACAACATCCGCGTCAACTGCATCAACCCGGTGTTCAACCCCGATACGGGCCTGTCTGCCGAGTTTGCCGGAGGCCCGGTGAACGATGTACGGCGGGCCCAATTTCTTGCCAGCATTCCGCTGGGGCGGTTTTCCACGGCACTGGACGTGGCCAATGCCGCGCTCTACCTGGCCAGCGACGAAGCCGCTTTCATCAGCGGCATCTGCATCGAGGTGGACGGAGCCCGTTGCGTCTGACAACATGAGCCTGCCCCTGTAAGGCTTGACATGGCGCAAGGGTGGCCACTGCCCAACAGACCCCTGGTGCGCAAGTGGGGCAGAATTGCCCCATGTCTGAACGTGTCATTCCGCTGGTCGATTACCGCATTGCAGGGCTGGTGCCCGTCGTGCCCGAGCAGCCCACCGCCCCTGCGGGCCTGCTGACGGACACATTGGGCCGCCCACTGCGCGATCTGCGCATCAGTATCACGGACCGTTGCAACTTCCGCTGCAGCTACTGCATGCCCAAGGATGTGTTCAACAAGGAGCATGCCTTTCTGCCCCACAGCGCGCTCCTGAGCTTTGAGGAAATCACCCGCCTTGCACGGCTTTTTCTGGCACATGGCGTGCGCAAGATCCGGCTCACCGGCGGCGAACCCCTGCTGCGGCGCAACGTGGAGGCGCTGGTGGCACAACTGGCCGAGCTGCGCACTGTGGACGGCCAAGCCCCCGACCTGACGCTGACCACCAATGGCTCGCTGCTGGCACGCAAGGCGCGTGCGCTCAAGGATGCCGGGCTGCAGCGGGTCACCGTCAGCCTGGACAGCCTGGACGATGCGGTGTTCAGACGCATGAACGATGTGAACTTTCCAGTGGCCGAGGTGTTGGCGGGCATCGAGGCCGCACAAGCCGTCGGCCTCGCGCACATCAAGGTCAACATGGTGGTCAAGCGCGGCACCAACGACCACGAAATTCTGCCCAT is part of the Simplicispira sp. 125 genome and encodes:
- the tadA gene encoding tRNA adenosine(34) deaminase TadA — its product is MKNSETDAYWMRQALAQAQAAGQAGEVPVGAVVVRGGEVIATGRNAPVQGHDPTAHAEIVALRAAAQRLGNYRLEGCTLYVTLEPCAMCSGAMLHARVPRVVFGAQDPKTGAAGSVVDLFASPQLNHQTQVQGGVLADECAALLAAFFRERRSQQRAAAQAAHPLRDDALRTPDACFAHLPGYPWPPHYVSDLPALAGLRLHYLDEGPQDAPITWLCLHGNPAWSYLYRRMLPVFTAAGHRVVAPDLMGFGRSDKPKKTSFHTFDGHRQVLLELVERLDLQRVVLVVQDWGGILGLTLPMAMPERFAGLLAMNTLLATGDAPLSQGFLDWRQMCADKPLFGVGRLLGRGNPHLGADECAAYDAPFPDAGHRAALRAFPAMVPDQPQAPGAALSRAARDFWRTDWAGRSLLFVGAQDPVLGPPVMAQLQQTVRGCPPPVVLPQAGHFVQEHGEAIARQAVEYFRF
- the murB gene encoding UDP-N-acetylmuramate dehydrogenase, whose protein sequence is MLVEKNVSLQPYNTFGIVARAETLVRVRSVEDIAALRADPVLGQAPVFVLGGGSNIVLTGDVKPVVLKIEIMGRRLVRETPGAWIVEVGAGEPWHDTVAWTVAQGWPGLENLALIPGTVGAAPVQNIGAYGIELQDRFDALDAIDLATGEAFTLDAAQCGFGYRDSVFKHAPSAVDGAGSLPRGMGLAGRAVITQVRFRLPKVWRPELGYLELERRAQEAGAAQPTAQQIFDWVCDIRRAKLPDPAVIGNAGSFFKNPTVTPEQCQDIIARDPKIVHYALPDGRIKLAAGWLIDACGWKGKTVGKAAVYEKQALVLVNRGHGADSVTGGEVMTLAKAIQTSVYERFGIRLEPEPVVV
- a CDS encoding 7-cyano-7-deazaguanine/7-aminomethyl-7-deazaguanine transporter, with translation MTLVQARPSRVPLYLSLLVALHIAIVIASNYLVQLPITLLGFHSTWGAFSFPFIFLATDLTVRLIGKAPARRVVARAMVPALVASYIVGVLFRDGHFNGFDALGGFNTFVFRIALASFAAYVLGQLLDIQVFDRIRQKNRAWWLAPAAASVFGQALDTAAFFAIAFWRSQDAFMAAHWVEIAWVDYAIKLGVSLLLFVPAYGALLAAIVRAVGRPPQPTVA
- a CDS encoding TIGR02281 family clan AA aspartic protease is translated as MRPHCPPLVASVLAMALLAPGAAWAQAVSLAGILGSKALLVVDGSPPRGVAAGETHQGVKVVSVGRDEAMIEIKGARSTVRLGEAPVSIGARTGTGRKVVLMSDSRGHFVNQGLINGKVMQFMVDTGATTVAIGRPDADRMGLDYKKGQAVQMSTANGVAQGWRMRLDSVRIGEVEVQSVDAIVTPQAMPYVLLGNSFLGEFQMTRTNDQMVLEKRR
- a CDS encoding phosphodiesterase; the protein is MLAAPLARTGNDEEYEDLLGLWGDLESGLSVLLSRPLHAQDFAGKIRQFDQWLQDLVAHDIDASLYLMFQLAATSTVGYSTSHALVCGTLCHIMAREFCLPGNERNALVRAALTMNIGMTALQDELAGQRELPSATQKDAIHIHPLKGQDMLAQLHITNDLWLDLVGQHHTRVSETTPLFQLDAVDRLTRILGTIDRYAAMISPRKSRPGRSATDSVRALVGQEIEERDEVGLMLVRTVGLCPPGTFVRLDNNDIAVVLRRSDKPNLPLVASLIDGQNHPLSEARLHQTAHGKPRIQSALARTAVTVELNHRTMMRLGQYTAQYITPWTGSANQPTQPMPL
- a CDS encoding LD-carboxypeptidase, producing the protein MPSDHDTCHCGHDHGPRHIYIYSPSSAVRDKAAFRRGVKRLQALGHEVEIDPDALATHTRFAGDDATRLAAIHRAAASGADVALISRGGYGLTRILPGIDYAAVARAIDSGMHFVGISDFTAFQCAVMAQTGAITWAGPSLGADFGVQGTPDDIMEACFDDLLMGHGEGAGWRMPKDRRAAMAGAAELELDITEARLWGGNLAVLTSLVGTPYLPQVPGGILFVEDVNEHPYRIERMLTQLLHAGVLAQQKAVLLGQFTNYKLAPHDKGYKLQTVVDWLRSQISIPVLTHLPYGHVDTKVLLPVGAQVDLSVSGRDALIYWGH
- a CDS encoding YajQ family cyclic di-GMP-binding protein; translation: MPTFDTVCEADFVEVKNAVENAAKEIGTRFDFKGTSAAVELKDKEITLFGDAEFQLTQVEDLLRNKLTKRNVDVRFLDIGKPQKIGGDKVKQVIKVRNGIDSELAKKLQRLIKDSKLKVQAAIQDEKVRITGAKRDDLQAAMALIRKDITDMPLSFNNFRD